TCCCAGTTTGAGTCATCCACTGAGGATGGGGATAAAGATTGTGAACAATGCGAGGATAGGGCATCCGGCCAGAAATAATCGGCCAGTACCGCGCCCACGTGATAGAACGGCGTTGACTGCGACGGTTGAGCCATTTACAAAGGAGCCTACAGGCCCGGAAAAAGTAATTCCGCAAGCTTCGCGTATTACCGCTGACCCCGTAGTATTGAATATGGCCCCGGAGATGACTCTCCACATGCGCCATCATGGCTCTGCCTCCTTCGACTCTCAAGGCCCGCAGACGTTGGTTCAGCAATTTCAGCTTCTTGCAGAACCGCTTCCCCTCTGTCTTGCGGCCCACCACGAAGTGTCCTCGACGGCTACGGCTGACAAAGTGCGTGAAGCCAAGGAAGGAAAAGGTGGCGGGTCGCCGCAACCCATCCCTCCAGCACTCCCGCTCGGCCTCACTACCAAAACGCAATACTGACGTTTTCCGAGGCTCTACCTCTAAGTCAAAAGCCACCAGCCGTTCTGTTAACTCGGGCAGGAATCGCCGGGCGTCCTCCTCATCCTCGAAGCAGGCGACGAAATCATCCGCAAAACGTACCAGGTACGCTTTCCCTCGGCATGATTTCCCAAAGCGCTTCTCGAACCAGAGGTCCAGTACATAATGGAGGTAAATGTTAGCCAGTACGGGAGAAACCAGGCCACCTTGGGGTGTCCCTTCCTCACTCGCACTCACCACTCCGTCCTCCATTACCCCTGCCTTGAGGAACCGCCGAAGGATGCGCAGAAACCTTGGGTCGGCTATGCGGTGCTCCAGGAAGCGCATCAAATGGTCGTGACTGACATGGTCGAAAAACCCTTTGACGTCCGCTTCCACCACCCATTGAGTATGCTCATTGGTAATGATCTCCGCCATCCGCCGTAACGCATCATGCGCGCTCCGATCCGGCCGAAAACCATACGAGCACTCACAAAACTCCGGTTCCCAGATCGCCTGCAAGATTTGGCTAAGCCTGTCCTGCACGATCCGGTCCTCGAAGCTGGGAATCCCCAACGGGCGATGTCGGCCATCCCCTTTGGGAATGTACACCCGCCGCACCGGCTTAGGCCGATAGCTCAGACGGCGTAACCGACCGCTCAATTCAGCCAGCCGCTCCTCTAACCCCTCCGCATAGTCCTCCTTTCTTATCCCATCCACCCCGGGCGCCTTCCTTCCATCCTGGCGCTCAAAGCTGGCACGCAACCCCTCCAGATCGAAGAGCAACCCCATCAACGAGGTAAATCGCTCCCGCCGAAGCTCGCGCGCCCTCTGTGTGAAACGAGCAAGTCTTGTGGTCATGGTCTCAATCCGCACTGTGTCGGGCCATGTTTCCCCTACCCGTTCTCCCAAACCGGCACCCCTTTGCTCCACCCGCGTTACCAGGCTTCATCGCTCTTATGGGTGCCTCCGACTTCCGGCTGTCTCTGCCCTCTTCCTCGCTTCTTACACTTGTCGGAAGGTGCGTCTCTCTTTCCTACGCCGACTGCCGGATCTCCCTGGTTGCCACATGGTCTCCATGTGAGGCTCGACGCGGCCTAAGACCCCGGGGCGGTTCCTTGCACTTGCCATCATGCACAAGGCCCTGTTGCCTGCTGGTCCCTTAAGTACCATCGGCCCATCCCAAACACGGACTTTTCGGGGCTCAACACCTTCACGGTCAGTCCCGCCTCCGGCGGGATTACCATTGCACCTCGCCTCCTCTCGTGCCTACGCATCAAGCACAGTGTTACCACTGCACCTGCAAGGCTCGATTCCAGGCCCGTGGCTAACGGTTACCTGGATAGGCTTCCCACCTATAAAACCATGCAGCCTTGCCAGGCCGCAACTAAGGGCGTCCCCGCTTCACACTCCGATGGGCGGATGAACGTAGCCAGAAATTTTTCGTTCCTGAAATCGTTCACAAGGAATGGGGAGCGAACATTCCATTATTGAACGGGAAGGGAAGAAAGAAACCCTGAAACGGAAAAAATTACAACTTCATGAGCGTCCGGCGTTCCCTCACGGGTGAATTTTTTTAAGAAGCCAGGCCATGTTCTGCCCGAGGGTCTTCATGGTCTGGAGGCCTTCGTTGTCGTTTTTCACCTCCCCGGGGTTTCTGCCGATGCCGATGTTCCAGTAGCTGGAGCCCGGAATGATCATCTGGTTGATCAGGAAGAAATCGTTCAGGGAGCTGAAAGCGTGAATCGCTCCCGCGCGCCGCACGGCCACAACTGCCGCTCCCATCTTGCGTTTCAACATATCCCCATTGGCCCGGGAGACAATCGTGATTCGCTCGATGAAAGCTTTCATGCTGGTGGTTATGTCGGCAATATAAGTAGGGGACCCTAATAGAATCCCGTCAGCCTGCTGCATTT
This portion of the Deltaproteobacteria bacterium genome encodes:
- the ltrA gene encoding group II intron reverse transcriptase/maturase, producing the protein MGERVGETWPDTVRIETMTTRLARFTQRARELRRERFTSLMGLLFDLEGLRASFERQDGRKAPGVDGIRKEDYAEGLEERLAELSGRLRRLSYRPKPVRRVYIPKGDGRHRPLGIPSFEDRIVQDRLSQILQAIWEPEFCECSYGFRPDRSAHDALRRMAEIITNEHTQWVVEADVKGFFDHVSHDHLMRFLEHRIADPRFLRILRRFLKAGVMEDGVVSASEEGTPQGGLVSPVLANIYLHYVLDLWFEKRFGKSCRGKAYLVRFADDFVACFEDEEDARRFLPELTERLVAFDLEVEPRKTSVLRFGSEAERECWRDGLRRPATFSFLGFTHFVSRSRRGHFVVGRKTEGKRFCKKLKLLNQRLRALRVEGGRAMMAHVESHLRGHIQYYGVSGNTRSLRNYFFRACRLLCKWLNRRSQRRSITWARYWPIISGRMPYPRIVHNLYPHPQWMTQTGSRMV
- a CDS encoding flavodoxin family protein; the encoded protein is MKVVAFNGSARKDGNTAILLNWVLEELVGEGIETELIQFAGEPIAGCIACYKCVKNKDLRCAVNTDKVNDYLAKMQQADGILLGSPTYIADITTSMKAFIERITIVSRANGDMLKRKMGAAVVAVRRAGAIHAFSSLNDFFLINQMIIPGSSYWNIGIGRNPGEVKNDNEGLQTMKTLGQNMAWLLKKIHP